The Rhinolophus ferrumequinum isolate MPI-CBG mRhiFer1 chromosome 21, mRhiFer1_v1.p, whole genome shotgun sequence region AAAACCTGGAGAACACCCCTCTCTGTTGCTTGTTCCTTCTTCCCTATAACCCCAAGCCAAGAATTTTGAAGTCAGAGGTGCCAGTCACTCTATGTTAAGACAACTTAACTCCCTACACCTTCCAAGATCATCAATGTGGCAGGACTTTCTAACCAAAGTGTGCCTCATGCCATCTCTCTCCGTATTTCAGTAAGCCTAAGATGGTATCTTTTTAAGATGGACCATTAATTTATGTTCCTGTAGGAAAGGGGAAACACGGCCAATTAATTAGAAAACACTATCAACTCTAAGACACGTCCTAACTTCAGAGATGCTGATATGTGGGGGGTGCGGGGAGAGGGGGACAGGGGGGTGTACATCTTGGAATCAATGTGTTTCTGTGAGTCAAAATGCATGTCTTGTAAGACCCTCCTTCCGTTAACGTCCTAGGCGGTGATCTGGACCAAGAGGCTGTCCAGTGAACCGCCCGAGACGGGATGAACCCAGAGCTCCCTCTGGAACGGGGGCTTCCAGTCCTCACTGGCTTCACTGAGCTCCCCAGCGCACCACCTGCTGCTTCCAGGACCTCAGGGCATTACGGAATTCTTGTTTCCCTGGAGGATGAGCCATGACGTCAGACTTACTCATTTTGCTCAGTTAGTGGAAGTCACGTCTAATCTTGTAAAGCCCCTTCCTAAATTGCTCCACTATTCTTTGGGTCCCGAAGCAGAATATATCCAAATGGTGACCACAGCCTCACAGATGCTCACCTGCCTCTCTCTCAAAGGAGGCCTCCAAGTAGGAGTTTTAACTTTTGCTTTCTGCAGCCTCTCAGGCCATACAGCTTCAAAGAGAAATGTCCTTTACCCCAGACATGCCATTTCTGCAAGAGAACATCTGTGCTCAAGGTCCATGGACCTAGCAAAATAGCCCCTGAAAGATTCTTCCGTTGTTAAATGCCTGTCACAATGGATCTAGCTGGCACCCCAGATTCATTACCCAGATCACAGGAGGGTGAAGAAGCTTTTTCCTCCCTTAGGCAAGTTTTGACTTGAGTGCCAGGGTTTGGTCTTTCTGgtaagccttttattttttcttaccatTAGAAGTACAGGAGGTGGAGAGGGTAAGAAGGGGGAACAGGGAGAGGGGGGGTTagtggagaaggagggagggggaagaggataagggggaggattggagatggagggaagaaggggttgaggagagggagggggatgggtgaagaggaggaaggagagaggagggggaagaaggggagaagggaataggaagaaaaattGTAGTTATCGCCCATCTACTGAAACCCATAATTGGCCTTAAAAAGGCCTAGTTTGGAAATCCTGACTTCATATTTATGTTAAGGGATCCCACCAACAATTCAAGAGAAATTGGTGCCCAGAATGTTGTATTGTCTCCACCTGAGACAGTGCAACTCTGCTCTCATTCTGCTCTGTGCAGTGGCTGAACTTGCCATCCTCAGAGCTTGTTCTCCGGCTTCTCAAAAATCtttgaatatttgtatttattctcatTGGCTTCTGGAGTTGTTCCTGATTATGAGCAACTGTGAAAACACTGACACTCTTATCTGGAGAAGTAAAAATGTCTACAGGTGTGTATGTCAATGCTTATTTATAGGTCTTACAGGTGATTTCTGCAGGTGCCCTGAGAAAATGTGTGCTCCCTCAAAATATACGGCAGTGGTATGTGTAAAAAAGCTTTGgtgttgaaaaaacaaaacaacagtgatctataaatgtctgatcactatgttgtgcacctgaaactaatataatattgtatgtcaactattattaaaaaataaaaaaatttaaaaacaatgaaagcaaggccggcccagtggctcaggtggttggagcgcagtgctcctaacaccagggtcgccggttcaattcccacatcggccagtgaactgcgccctctacaggtaagattgtgaacaacggctctccctagagctgggctgcagtgagcagcgGGCGGTTGGCCTGAGCTGCTGTGAAGCTGCTATGAGCTgccgggagctgctgtgagctgccatgagcagctgacCGATGACGggcaactgcctcagccggggggagcgcaaggctcataataccagcacgggccagggagctgtgtcctacacaactagactgagaaacaagggcttgaactggagggggcagggacagagaaaaagggtgagaaacaaacaaacaaaaacagtgaaaGCAGAGGCCTTTTTCTAGGCCCTTCCTTCTGTTTGCAGGCTCCTCTTCCAACTCTTTCTGATGCTACTTACCTCTAAAGATGAGCCCAGAGTTCAGAAAACAGTCTTAGAGGCTAGCGGAGGGGGGCGCCCGGGAGGGTCTTTTGTACTCAGGTATTTGTCACGCCCCAGATGGCCACTTGGTGGCGCCAAAGAGTTcactctcttccctctgcttctgtctgtATAGCTGGGTGACTCTTTTTGAGGGACCCAGATGCACAAAGCCAGGGGAAGGGGAATGTGCAAAGACCAAAAGAGCAGCTGACCCTTGTCCTCGAGGACCACTTGAAAATACCCATTTTATTCAGATGAAGAAGGGTTGGGGACTTGAAAACGATTTTGGTTGTTCTGTGCACTCAGGATGGAGAGACACCTTTGCGAACGTTACCCCATGTGTACAAGTCACTATCAGCAAGGGGCCCCCTCAAGAGGTTTTCTTTCCAGGGTTGGTCACTGCTGTCCACTAACAGTGAAAGGACTTGTGCATTTCAGGACAGGCTgtaaaagaactttgaaaagctGTGAAAGCAAATCGGGTACCATTTTTTATCCAACCAGTCGGCCAAACTCAAAGAGCTGGGTACCAACAGGTCATGCTGGTAGGGTAGTCTGAGAAATGAGTTCTCTCCAACAttgctggggggaggggtctaAATTGGACCCACAGCCATGGGAGGCAATTTGGCCAAAGTTAGCCACATCACAAGTGCAcgttccatttctaggaatttatcctacgCATATGTTCACTCGTGCGAATGTCACATGAAGCACTGTTATGAAACTGGGGGGAAGACACATTTAAACTATCCATAATAGGAGATTGTGAAATGATAAACATCCACATAATGGAACAGTGTACAGTAGTAAAAAGAGGGAGGTTCGGGGGAGCCCCACCTGAGACTGCTACCCGGCCCCTCCCCCCATTTGTTCACCACCTGTGTGGTCTTCCAGCCATCAGCAATCGCTTGCTCCAGATCTTCCCAGGTGACCATGGTGGCATCTTCTACATCAGGAATCGCACTCACTTTCCGGGTCAATAGCTCCTGACAATTTAACAGAcaacatgtgtgtacacacacacacacacacacacacgcacacacacacatacacacacccctagTTTAATCCCAGGAAGTTTTAGGAACAACACTGAGCTGACAGGACGCTTCCACAGCCCCAGCCCCAAGGAGCAGTCACTGTGGGTCTTGGGTAGCTGGCTTCCTGTTCCATATGGGCCCTGATGGAGCACTGGGCATGGATGGAAACTATTTCCCTTCAATCCaggggcagtgccctgagaggcagAGGGCACACATCACCCTACCCTGGAGGGACACAGACATCCAGGCTGGGCATCTGGAGGAGCCTGAGAGAGGGGGCCAGGCTGCAGGCATCCATCCTTCTCCCACCCACTGCGGGCCCTTTCCCACAAAACTAGCAGACATTACCAGAAATTCCTCCCGGTCTCTGAGTTTACTCTCTACTTCCTCAATCCGTTGTAGTAGTTTCTGGAATGAGAGTTCAGAGGGGGAGGATCAAAGCAAGCCCTCCTGTggcccctacacacacacacacacacacactggcacaGGGGACAAGAGGAAAGCGGGTGGGTGGATCTTAGAGGAGCAGAGGGTAGAGAGAAAGCCGCTAAGCCAGGCAGGCTCCCCGTTCTCTTCCCAGCCAATTAGAGGAAGGGACATGGGTGTGGCGGGTTTGTACTGTGGACAGTGTGCCTGGAGCAAAGCCAATGCCAAGAGGGGAACCTTTGGTCCTGGGGTCCATTTCAGACAAACCACTAATGAGACACTGCTGCACTGCAGACCAAGGCTGACGTCACCTCGCAGGGACAAACATTATTGTGGACTTCCAGGGCATCTGATCGTCTGCATTGTTTAAAGAGAAAAGCACCTCAGAAGAACCAAAGCAAATTGCTAAAACTTAAGTTGCTCCTTTTAACGTCTGCAAACCTCCAGAATATAAGAATCTAAAGGTAAAacaagcttttcctctaaaaaagaaaaacaacctaaaCCCAAAAACACCACACTTTCAAAAACAAAGCTTCCCAGAGCAAAGGTGTGTCCAGCTGGACTCTCAAGGCCTAGGAGGGAGGAATGAGGTGGGTGAAATGGGGTCATGGGGGCTGAGTCCCCAGAGGGGGTGGGATAGGTCTGGGCcacttcctcctgcctcctctgagcttttcttctctctcaagcCTCTTTTCTCAGCCTCTCCCTGTGCTTTCTCCTAGTCATCCCTCCTTGTCTTCCAGCTCTAATCCCCTCTGGGGGCCTCAGATGGGTCTGAGGTAGAagctctgcctggaattctctgaTAAACTTGTGCAGAAGGATTCATATTCCAAGAAAACAAAGATCCAAGTGAAAGTGTTCCTGGGCCTGTGGTTGGGGTTTGAGGGGCTGAGGCGGTGACCCCAGAACTCTCCATCTCAGGCCCCCTCCTCTTGGACTGAGCTTTATGTCTCAACACCCACCACGTTTCTTTATTCTTGTTTAAAGGAAATTCAAAGAATTATTCTGAGAGGTCATCAGCAACCTTCTGGGTGGGTTCAGGATCCTTGGGTGTCTGATAAGTGGTGGGTGAGCCTCAGTGAAAACAGGGGCTAGGggctgcagggggtggggacTCCATCATCCTCACCTGGGGGTTCAGCTCTGGGAACTCCTGCACCTCTCCCTGGGCCTTTTCATGGGTTTCCTTCAGGATTTTCACGTCTTCCATGACGTTCTGGAGCAGCTCCATGGCCTGCAAAGGAAAGCATGGGCCATGTGGGCCCAGGCAGCACTGGGGGCCTGGGGCCCTGGCCTCCCCTTCACCTCCCTGCTCCGGCCTCCTCCCCGCACTGGTGAGGAGTCGTGGGTGCCTTCGAGACTCAGCTCCAGCAGCAGCTGGAGAGCCATTTGGAGTGGCCCCGCCCACTCACCTGGGGGCggtccttcctgattctcaaccccATTCGCTCCTTGTCCGGCATCGCCTTGTCGGGCTTTGATGTGGCCTTCTCCCGCATCAGCTTGGCCGTGTAGGGCACTGGCGTGGCCATCTCCTGCTCCTCCAGCCACTCCGGGGCGTCAGTGTCTAGACTGCTGGCCAGGGCGGTGATATGCTGCACGTGGGTCAGGATGCCCTGCACCTGGCTCTCCATGGTCTTGACCTGCTGGCCCAGGTCATGGACCTGCCCACCTAGGTCCTGCACCTGGCTCTCCAGTGTCAGGGATGGCATCGTGGCCGCACCGCTCTCCAGCGCCTGGGTGCTCTCCAGCGTCCGGGATGGTGTCCTGACCACAGGGCTCTCCCGCTTCTCCTTGGACACAGCCTCCTGCACAGTGCTGAGCGAGGGCCGCGGGGCCTCAAAGTAGCTCTGCTCCGGTGACAGGGACTGGATGTCCACCACGGTGTCCTGCAGGTGGAGGTTCTTAAGAATGGCGACAATGAGCGTGTGCAGGGCCGTGAAGTTGACAGCGCCCACCTCCGGGGTGCCGATGGCCAGATCGGCCAGCTGCCGGAGGGAGACCTTGGTGGCAGCCATCATGGGCGGCATCTTGCGCACTCTCAGGAGCGGTTGGCTTCTGCGCCCCTACGGTTGGCCAGGTCTGCCTCCCTCCTTGCCGTGCTCTGGGGCCTTTCCCTGCCCCTGCACGGCCACGGGGCACCCTGTCCCTGGGCCTAGCCGAGACGGGGACCAGTCTCCGTCTGAAGCCTGCCTGAAGGATGGAGAGGAGCGCCCGGCAACCGGGCTTCCAATTCTTCACTCCCAGAACTCGCACCCACCTCCCCCCGGAGGGGTCGGGAACCACCGACCCTCCCTCTGCCCGCTGTTGTCCGGTCTCTGCTCGAGCCCTGCGCTGTTCTCCCCTCGCGCCAGCGTACGTTTGGAAAGGGGTTGGGGCGGGCGACCCCGCTgtggtgccccccccccccccacgccctGAGGATTCCGAGGAAGAACACGCCGGCAGAGGGGACCGGCGCCAGAGTGGAGGCAGAAAGGCGCTGGCCTTGCAGGACCTGCCCAAACTCGAAACCACCCCCAAACTCACTAGGGGAAGCCTTTCCTAAAGGGGTCTGGGGAAGCCTGGGCCACAGCCCAAGATGCCACTAATTTTTATCTTCAGTAAACGTTCCCAAGGACAGGCGATATGGGACAGTGCCAAAGCATTTTTATCAGAGAACACACACATCAGTTTGGGAGAGGGGTGGCCTCCTAAGGTCCACACGGATTCCAGCTACCCCTTAACCTAAAAAGGCGCAGGACTCACTCATCTTTGGAGGCCACCAACAATGCAGAGACTTAGTGGCATCATGGTAACTATGCTTTGTTCCATTATGCAGGGCAGGGGCACAAATCTAAGGGATGGCCCCTTGGGGACAGTTACTGTATCATTTATTCAATCAGAAGGGAGGGTAACTTAGACCACTCACCACCCAGGGGACATCAATTAGTCACCAGATGACAGACCTTTCCTGTGCTGGGCTGGCCTAATTTATCTCAAAAGAAACGTGTCTGGTGAAGTGCCAGCATTTCAGCTCATTACAAGGCAGGATTAGACAGACTAGACAAATTTGGAGCTCTCAGCAACTGAGTCTTGGTTTCCCCATACCAGATTCTTCCTGAAAACGTAAAATATTCAGGAAAGCTTGTTTATATTCAGGAAAGCGAAAAACCTGTGAATACATCTGTACTTACTCCTATTTTAACtactttcaaattcaaatttttagaTTAGTCTGAGCTGGCAAAATTTAATTGAAACTGGTTGTGTTTGTCCCCCCACCATCCTCCTCCacaaaaaaaaagcagtgttCCCTGGTAATGAAATTAAACGTCATAAGTCTATGACTTCCATGAGGGTAACACTGAGGATTTTGT contains the following coding sequences:
- the LOC117013518 gene encoding uncharacterized protein LOC117013518 isoform X1, translated to MESQVQGILTHVQHITALASSLDTDAPEWLEEQEMATPVPYTAKLMREKATSKPDKAMPDKERMGLRIRKDRPQAMELLQNVMEDVKILKETHEKAQGEVQEFPELNPQKLLQRIEEVESKLRDREEFLELLTRKVSAIPDVEDATMVTWEDLEQAIADGWKTTQVVNKWGEGPGSSLRWGSPEPPSFYYCTLFHYVDVYHFTISYYG
- the LOC117013518 gene encoding uncharacterized protein LOC117013518 isoform X2, which gives rise to MESQVQGILTHVQHITALASSLDTDAPEWLEEQEMATPVPYTAKLMREKATSKPDKAMPDKERMGLRIRKDRPQAMELLQNVMEDVKILKETHEKAQGEVQEFPELNPQTIRCPGSPQ